A region of Campylobacter concisus DNA encodes the following proteins:
- a CDS encoding MATE family efflux transporter has protein sequence MDLLKDPLNKLIISLSLPAGTAMMFNTLYNVTGIFFAAKISTLAVAGMAMSFLLYLSIVGIGLGFGSALTALIGNSLGAGKVKMAKFYAANGIIFVLAFAIFMGFCGYFLAPNLLTFLGADHHYLKEALDYAGVIFLAAPFFLIIKSLNGVLVALGDTKSYRDWLFYGLFINAFFCYFFAFILDLGVKGLALATASVQLLGMIYLFVKVKKAKMIEPRNLSYFVPNFSIWAKITKQALPACLNYLSMSLGSLVLLKFISYYGVNAVAGYGIVLRIEQILVLPTIGMAAAVLSIVSRNYGAKNFKRAKQCYKISLLFLLIYCAFACVFIRFFSEDMIRIFDDTPAVLEIAGLYLGINSLAYVAYGTINVSGSTLQAIKRPVAIFLLNGFRQFILQGSLFYAVVFYFGLEIKFIWLALFFSVYLTAICFVFWTLYQLRRATDVSF, from the coding sequence ATGGATTTACTAAAAGACCCGTTAAATAAGCTCATCATTTCGCTTTCGCTTCCAGCTGGCACCGCAATGATGTTTAATACTCTTTATAATGTTACCGGCATATTTTTTGCAGCAAAAATTTCTACCCTTGCCGTAGCTGGTATGGCTATGAGCTTTTTGCTTTATCTAAGTATTGTAGGCATTGGGCTTGGTTTTGGCTCAGCGCTAACTGCGCTAATAGGCAATAGTCTTGGAGCAGGAAAAGTAAAAATGGCTAAATTTTATGCGGCAAATGGAATTATCTTTGTGCTAGCATTTGCTATTTTTATGGGGTTTTGTGGCTATTTTTTAGCACCAAATTTACTCACTTTTTTAGGGGCTGATCATCACTATTTAAAAGAGGCGCTTGATTACGCGGGTGTTATCTTTCTTGCTGCACCATTTTTCTTGATTATCAAATCTCTAAACGGAGTGCTTGTGGCACTTGGAGATACAAAAAGTTACCGCGATTGGCTATTTTATGGCCTTTTTATCAATGCATTTTTTTGCTATTTTTTTGCATTCATTTTGGATCTTGGTGTAAAAGGACTTGCTCTAGCAACAGCTAGTGTTCAGCTTTTGGGCATGATCTATCTTTTTGTAAAAGTTAAAAAAGCTAAGATGATCGAGCCAAGAAATTTAAGCTATTTTGTGCCAAATTTTAGCATTTGGGCAAAGATTACAAAACAAGCTCTACCAGCTTGCTTGAACTATCTATCGATGTCGCTTGGCTCACTTGTACTTTTAAAATTTATAAGCTACTATGGCGTAAATGCCGTAGCAGGATATGGTATAGTTTTAAGGATAGAGCAAATTTTGGTATTGCCGACCATTGGTATGGCTGCAGCAGTTTTAAGTATCGTTTCAAGAAACTATGGCGCTAAAAATTTTAAAAGAGCTAAACAATGCTATAAAATTTCGCTTCTTTTTTTACTTATTTATTGTGCATTTGCTTGCGTTTTTATTAGATTTTTTAGTGAAGATATGATAAGAATTTTTGATGATACGCCGGCAGTTTTGGAGATAGCAGGGCTTTATCTTGGTATAAATTCTCTTGCTTACGTAGCTTATGGCACGATAAACGTCTCAGGCAGTACTCTTCAGGCTATAAAACGCCCAGTGGCCATCTTTTTGCTAAATGGATTTAGGCAATTTATACTTCAAGGATCACTTTTTTACGCAGTAGTTTTCTATTTTGGTCTTGA
- a CDS encoding type II secretion system protein — protein MKKGFTMIELIFVIVILGILAAVAIPKLAATRDDAEISKTASNIQTLISDLGSYYTSQGEFATDSDIKEAVKKMSNVKTPVKAKDDECLEVRPGNNTTGEIGITIKTGGLCKQVWGLPGLVDVKALIESTTDNKTANTLKFGGMGIKYK, from the coding sequence ATGAAAAAAGGCTTTACGATGATTGAGTTGATCTTCGTGATCGTTATATTGGGCATATTAGCTGCGGTTGCTATACCAAAATTAGCTGCAACAAGGGATGATGCAGAGATATCAAAAACTGCTTCAAACATACAAACACTTATTTCGGACTTGGGTTCTTACTATACTTCGCAAGGTGAATTTGCTACTGATTCGGATATTAAAGAAGCTGTCAAAAAAATGTCAAATGTAAAAACACCAGTAAAAGCAAAAGATGATGAGTGTTTAGAAGTACGTCCTGGAAATAATACTACTGGTGAGATAGGAATAACTATAAAAACAGGCGGTCTTTGCAAACAAGTTTGGGGCTTGCCAGGCTTAGTAGATGTTAAAGCCTTAATCGAAAGTACTACCGACAACAAGACAGCTAATACACTTAAATTTGGTGGCATGGGCATAAAATATAAATAA
- a CDS encoding cytochrome-c peroxidase, whose product MKSVILCLFIITISFCKYESYKPLTVVKYNEEKALLGKKLFFDKRLSPNENYSCQTCHNLYWNLSGSNQDSMEKGTLNPPTILNAAANYLFYSDAKISNLKDQVKESITSRIELNSDNDKIVDSVNNISEYKILFKKIYNDGINFDNIADAIAEFEKAVLSVDSPFDRFISGDNNAIDDSAKKGFEIFNNIGCAACHNGRNLGGNLTQDIGRERISALDTSKRLRRVPSLRNITKTAPYLSHGEINDLKEAISFISNYQLGYILSKDEIDALYSFFLTLNGKKPRILNEY is encoded by the coding sequence ATGAAGAGCGTTATACTTTGTCTATTTATCATCACGATTTCATTTTGTAAATATGAATCCTACAAACCTCTTACGGTAGTAAAATATAATGAAGAAAAGGCTCTGCTTGGTAAAAAACTCTTTTTTGACAAAAGACTAAGCCCAAACGAAAACTACTCTTGCCAAACTTGTCATAACTTGTATTGGAATTTAAGCGGAAGCAACCAAGATAGCATGGAAAAAGGTACTTTAAATCCTCCAACCATATTAAATGCTGCAGCGAATTATCTATTTTATAGCGATGCAAAGATTAGCAATTTAAAAGATCAAGTAAAAGAGTCCATAACTTCTAGAATAGAACTAAACTCGGATAACGACAAGATAGTGGATTCTGTAAATAATATCTCTGAGTACAAAATTTTATTTAAAAAAATTTATAATGACGGCATTAATTTTGATAATATTGCAGATGCAATAGCTGAGTTTGAAAAAGCTGTCTTAAGTGTTGATTCACCATTTGATCGTTTTATATCAGGTGATAACAATGCCATAGATGATAGCGCAAAGAAAGGATTTGAGATATTTAATAATATAGGCTGTGCTGCTTGTCACAATGGTAGAAATTTAGGAGGAAATTTGACACAAGATATTGGTCGAGAAAGAATTTCTGCCTTAGATACAAGTAAAAGATTAAGAAGAGTGCCATCACTAAGAAATATTACAAAGACTGCTCCATATTTATCCCATGGAGAGATAAACGATCTAAAAGAGGCTATAAGCTTTATTAGTAACTACCAGCTAGGATACATTCTTAGCAAAGATGAAATTGATGCTTTATACTCATTTTTTCTGACATTAAATGGTAAAAAGCCTAGGATACTAAATGAGTACTAA